The sequence GGATTTCCTCGATATTGACATTTACCACCACGCCCATCATTTGACTGATTTCTTTGCGCAGCTTTTCAATATCTTCACCTTTTTTACCGATAACAATACCCGGACGGGCAGTGTGTATGGTGATACGGGCGTTATTGGCCGGTCGTTCAATCTGGATTCGGCTGACGGACGCGTGAGACAGGGCTTTTTTTATTTTCTCCCTGACTTTCAGATCCATATTAAGGTAATTGGCGAAATCCTTGGAATCCGCATACCATTTGGATGTCCAGTCTTTAACAATTCCAAGCCGTATTCCGATTGGATGTACTTTTTGACCCATTGGTGCCTCTCTTAATTATCACTGACAGTCACAGTAATGTGACTGCTTCGTTTCAGAATGCGGTTACCCCGGCCTTTGGCACGGGCGTGCATTCGTTTCATGGTGCGCCCCTCGTCCACCGTGATAGCAGATACCTTTAATTCGTCGATATCCGCACCATCATTGTGTTCCGCGTTAGCAATGGCAGATTCCAGCACTTTCTTAACAATAAACGCAGCTTTCTTTGGACTGAAAGCCAGTATTTGCAGCGCTTTTTCCACCGATTTACCTCTAACTTGGTCTGCAACCAGTCGACATTTTTGCGGTGAAAGAGTCGCATTTTTCAATATAGCTCTAGCTTGCATCGATACGCTCCTTACTTACCTTTCTTATCTGCCGCATGGCCTTTATAAGTGCGTGTCGGTGAAAACTCACCTAACTTATGGCCGATCATGTCCTCGGACACGAACACAGGTACGTGCTGCTTGCCATTATGCACTGCTATTGTAAGACCGATCATTTCAGGCGTAACCATGGAACGGCGCGACCAGGTTTTAATCGGTTTGCGATTGTTTGACTCTACTGCCGCATGTACTTTTTTGATCAAGTGCAAATCGACAAATGGTCCTTTATTAATTGAACGTGGCACTGTTTATGACCTCATCCGCTACTTCTGTTTACGACGGCGAATAATCATACCGTCAGTTCGTTTGTTGTGGCGCGTTTTGTAACCTTTTGTTGGCATACCCCAAGGTGATACAGGATGACGACCACCGGAGG comes from Gammaproteobacteria bacterium and encodes:
- the rpsS gene encoding 30S ribosomal protein S19; this translates as MPRSINKGPFVDLHLIKKVHAAVESNNRKPIKTWSRRSMVTPEMIGLTIAVHNGKQHVPVFVSEDMIGHKLGEFSPTRTYKGHAADKKGK
- the rplV gene encoding 50S ribosomal protein L22, with protein sequence MQARAILKNATLSPQKCRLVADQVRGKSVEKALQILAFSPKKAAFIVKKVLESAIANAEHNDGADIDELKVSAITVDEGRTMKRMHARAKGRGNRILKRSSHITVTVSDN